The genomic region ATCGCAGTTATCATCTGTCTTGTAATGCACAATTCGGCAAAGGTTTTAAAGGCCATGGACTTATCATGCCTGTAATCGCGGGTGGCCTTAAAAAGGCCAATCATTCCCTCCTGCACCACATCCTCACGATCAGCTCCTATGAGAAAATAAGTCCTCGCCTTTGCTTTTACCAAATCTTTGTACTTGTTAATAAGAAATTCGGTGGCGTTTTTGTCACCGCGCCTGCCAAGCAGAACTATTTCCTCGTCTTCCAGTTTTGAATATTCTTCTGCAGTTAATTTTGTTATCACGTTAAGTCTCCCAATCCTCTTGGTTTATCTTAAATTCCGGTTTTGCATATGTATATATTTCACCACAGAGAACAGAGAAAAATAAGTAACCGTCCCAGTAAAATACATTATCTTACTTTCTTACTAAAGAATTATATGTTATTGCTTGTACACTGTCAAGGCTCTGACTTTTTCATGACCAGACCCTTCGCGGTAATACATATCTCCCGGATATTTAAAGCCGCAAAACGTTCCAGTCCGGCCTGAATCATTTTCTGCGCCCTTTTTATCGCATCCACCAGGTTATAACCATAAACCATTATTACATCCATGTCTATAATAACCCCGTCATTGTCCTTGTTTATCCTGAAACGTGAGATTTTATCCATTTCCTCCATCCCGGTAATTATATGATTTACAATCTGATAAATGGCATAATCCGATACGGTGTATTTCCCGTTATAACTGAACGGCGGACGAACCACCGATTTTTCGCCCATATTCTGAAAATGTCCCTTTGCTTTGCGTTTAAAAATCTGCAGCGGATCCAGGAAATATCCTGCGAAATCCTTCTTCAGCTCTACCGTTGGCACGGGTATGACATGCTTGCCCTGATGTATTCTTGTATTAAGAGCCTGCTTTATTTCCAGCTCGCTGGCCACGTCTTCTATATACACCTTTTCGCTGACCGTTCCAAGGCCAAGGATTTCCGCTATTCTTTCCACCATACCGTCCGAAGTTCCCAAAATAAGTATGGCGTCAGGGTTATGTTTTTTAAGTGCCTCGATTACCTGATTTCTGTGGTCTGGATCGGTAAACAGCGCCGTTTTGATTGACCCTACCTTTGTGGGTTCCTTTTTGGCTGATTTCCCGGCAATAATACGGTTTTGGTAAATAAGCAGCCCGTCATCGATTATATAGTCAATATTTCTTTCCTTTGCAACCCAAAGCGCCCTGTAACTTTTTCCGGTACCGCTTGGCCCGACAAAACCCACAACACGCATAAAGCTTCAACCCCGAAAAAAAATATAAACTTTAAGGCAAAATAAAAAACCTTATTCAAAAATATAATTTTATCCAATACTGCCCAATGATACTCACATTATACCACATTCCGCGCCGGATTTAAGCAAAAAATAAAAGCGGAGATGCAGCATCTCCGCTCGTTTATTCCTACTTTTATCAGTGAACGATTGCCTTTTCTGTTTCTTTGTCAAACAGGTGCATATAGCTCATATCAAATGCAACCTTAATTGTGTCACCCGGTCTGGTTGTTGTTCTCGGATTAACTCTTGCGGTAAAGTTAACACCGTTGATGACCATATACAGGTAGGCTTCTGAACCAAGCATTTCAACAACTTCAACCTTGGCCGTGGTTGTTGCGTTTGCAAACTTTTCAAGATTTTGCGGTTCGTCATGGGTATGTTCAGGACGAATACCCAATACAACCTCTTTACCGATATATCCTGCCTTTTCAATTACCTTCGCCTTGTCGGCAGGAACTTCAAGCTTATCTTCTCCGAACTTCAGATATACTTTGTCATCTTCCTTAATGACATATACATTGGCGAAGTTCATCTGCGGGCTTCCGATAAATCCTGCAACAAACATGTTAACAGGACGATCATACAATCCCTGCGGAGTATCGATCTGCTGAATGAATCCGTCTTTCATAACAACAATTCTCGTACCCATCGTCATAGCTTCGGTCTGGTCGTGGGTAACGTAAATGAATGTTGTCTGCAGCCTCTGATGCAGTTTGCTCAGCTCGGTTCTCATCTGAACCCTCAGCTTTGCGTCAAGGTTTGACAGAGGTTCGTCCATGAGGAATACCTTAGGTTCACGCACAATTGCACGTCCCAGGGCGACACGCTGTCTCTGTCCACCGGACAATGCCTTCGGCTTTCTGTCCAACAGATGTTCAATATCAAGAATTCTTGCAGCTTCGTGTACTCTTCTCTTTATCTCATCCTTCGGAACTTTTCTTAACTTAAGACCGAATGCCATATTGTCGAATACGGTCATATGAGGATAAAGCGCATAGTTCTGGAAAACCATTGCTATATCTCTGTCCTTCGGAGCCACGTCATTCATCAGCTTGTCCCCTATATACAGCTCACCTTCGGTTATTTCCTCGAGACCTGCAATCATTCTGAGTGTTGTTGTCTTTCCGCATCCTGAAGGTCCTACAAGAATTATGAACTCCTTATCTTCAATGTCAATATTGAAATCGCTTACTGCTGTAACACCGCCGGGATATGTCTTGTAGACGTGTACCAGTCTTACGCCAGCCATTTAATCCCCTCCTAATAATAAAATACAAACTATTGGCTTAACATTACTGTAACATGAACCAGTCACGGCTTACCACTACTTTTTTAACCAAAAAAGATTTTTTGGTTTTAGTGACTTTGCATAATATAATTTGATAAAAACCGGCAGAACGTTATTTTTATACATTATTTATTGCATTTTTATGCATATACGATTATAATTATGTATAAAAATACAACGGAGGGTTTCAAGTGTTTAGGATTGCCATTATCGGCGCAACAGGTTATGTGGGTACCGAGATTGTACGCCTGCTTGTGCAGCACCCTGAAGCCGAAATAAGTGCTGTTGCATCAAGAAGCTTTGCAGGCCAATCCTTTTCAGATGTTTACCCGAATCTGAAAAATATTTTCAATCTCAGTCTTTCGGGTTTGGAACTTGATGAGATATGCGAAAATGCCGACATAGTGATAACCGCGCTGCCCCATGATGCATCCCGGGATGTAATTCCCGAGCTTATAAAGCGGGGTAAAAGGGTGATTGATCACAGCGCCGCATTCAGGTTCAGGGATAAAACCGTATACGAAAGCTGGTACAAAACAAACCACGGAATGGAAGAGCTCTTAGACAAAGCAGTATATGGTCTTCCGGAGATATATCGTGAAAAAATCGCCACATCCGTGCTGGTGGCAAATCCCGGCTGCTATCCCACCTGCACTGTTTTGGCTCTGGCTCCGCTTGTCAAGAATAAGCTTGTGCAGCTTGACAGTATCATTGTTGACGCAGCATCGGGGATGTCGGGGGCCGGAAGGAAGTCAGAGCTTGCCTATTCCTTCTGTGAAATTGACGAAAATTTCAAGGCTTACGGAGTTACAAACCACAGACACACTCCTGAGATAGAACAGGAGCTTTCGGCCCTTGCAGGCGAGAAGGTTGTGATATCTTTCACTCCTCACCTTGTTCCGATGAAAAGGGGTATGATGTGCACCAGTTATTTGAAACTGACCCACAGTAACTGGTCGGCGGAAAGTCTTTATGAATTATACAGGGAATATTATAAAGGCGAGTTTTTCGTAAGGGTTCTTGAGCCCGGTATTCTCCCTGAAACCAAAAACGTTTCGGGCTCGAATTTTGTAGATATAAGCGTAAATTACGACAAACGCACAAACAGGGCGATAGTAATAAGCGCCTTGGACAACCTGGGAAAAGGCGCGGCCGGTCAGGCGGTTCAGTGTATGAATATCATGCTTGGCCTTGACGAAACGACCGGTTTGTGCAGCCCGGCATTTTATCTCTAAATCAGAGTAAGAGAGGTGCAAAATGAAAGACGTTATAAAAAAGGCCGAAATTCTTATTGAAGCATTGCCGTACATACAGGCGCTTAACGGCAAAACAGTGGTAATAAAATACGGCGGAAACGCCATGATCAGCGACGAATTAAAGCATTCGGTGATGGAAGACATTACTCTTCTGAAATACATCGGGGTAAATCCCGTGGTTGTCCACGGGGGAGGGCCGGACATAACCCGCACCCTAAAACGCCTTAACGTTGAAACCGAGTTTGTCAACGGTCTTCGCAAAACAGACGCAACCACAATGGAAGTTGCGCAAATGGTTTTGGTGGGAAAAACAAACAAAGAAATAGTTTCATTATTGAATCACATGGGTGGCAAGGCAATCGGCATCTGCGGAATTGACGACAACCTGATTGAATGTGAAAAACTGACGATTCACTCAGACAGCGGAGAGGAAATTGATTTGGGTTTCGTAGGCAAAATTACAAAAATCAACCCGCATATTTTGAATGTTCTTTCCCAGGGTCCGTACATTCCTGTAGTGGCTCCGATAGGAGTGGATAAAAACGGGCAAAGCTATAATATAAATGCAGATACGGTGGCTGCGGAACTGGCATGTGCACTGAAAGCCGAAAAGTTAATCCTTTTGACCGATGTTGAAGGAATAAAGCTGTCAAAGGATGATCCGCAGATTGTAAACGCGCTTACCGTCGACGAGGTCAAAAAACTTATTGCCGATAACGTCATAGTAGACGGTATGATTCCAAAAGTCATGGGATGCATTAAGGCCCTTGAAAACGGCGTTAAGCGCACGCACATAATTGACGGAAGAATTCCTCACTGCATCCTGCTTGAAATGTTCACAAACCAGGGTATAGGAACAATGATTGTAAAGGAAAAAGTTCGGTATTACGACAAGGAAAAACTATAGAAAAAAGCATAAAAGGAAAAGTCAGAGTTCTTACTTCCCCTGTTAAACAAAATAACAGCCTCCGGTGTATTTATCATCCGGAGGCTGTTATTTTTAAATTGTGGTGGGCACAACAGGGCTCGAACCTATGACCCCCTGCTTGTAAGGCAGGTGCTCTCCCAGCTGAGCTATGCGCCCACACAGAAAATGGTGACCCATGGGGGACTCGAACCCCCGTTACCGCCGTGAAAGGGCGATGTCTTAACCACTTGACCAATGGGCCACAATTAAAAAGTGGGAGGCATTTTATGCAATGCTTCTCACTTTGAGTGGTAGCGGCGAGTGGATTCGAACCACCGACACTGCGGGTATGAACCGCATGCTCTGGCCAACTGAGCTACACCGCCATATTTATTACGGCCAAGTGCTCTATTATTGTAGCATGCACTTGTTATTTCGTCAAGAGGCTTTAAAAATAATTTTGTCCGCGGATTACCTTTTCCAGTATTATCTGCAGTCCCTCGTCCTGTCTAAAAAACCGTTGTCATAAAGCTCCCGCCTGAGTAACGGAGCATCATTAAACGTATGCGCTTCTTTTATAATCTCATTGACTCCTTTCTCCGTATATATTTTTCCCTTTTCAAACTTATCCGACAAAAATTCCAGAACCCGCAGCTTGTCTTTCTTTTTTGAAGCCATTGTTTTAACTGGCTGTTATCATCAAAAATCTTCTAATGTCGTCGGGCACCGTTTCGGCCATATTTCACCGCCCTCCGAAAAAAACATGTTTTTAAACGCATTTTCAGCGTCATTTTCCCGCCACCATCGATTCGGCCTTTTTCACCGCGGCATATGCATCTTTTGCATAAACGGCTCCTATCTCCCGCGCATAATCCTCATTAACAGGAGCACCGCCTATCATTAAACCTACGTTGATATTCCGCTCACGTATCTTTTCAGCAACCACCCTCATTTCCTGCATTGTAGTTGTCATTAACGCCGAAAGGCCGATTATGTCTGCTTTTTCTTCAACCGCCGTTTTTATAATTATCTCGGAATCCACGTCCTTTCCCAGATCAACAACGTCAAAGCCATAGTTTCTAAGCATCAGCGCCACCATGTTCTTCCCTATGTCATGGATATCGCCTTTTACCGTTGCAATAACTATTTTTCCTTTCTTTTTCACCTGCACGCTGTTTTCCTCAAGCAACGGCAAAATATAATTCATCGCCGCTTCCATTGTTTCAGCGCTCTGAATCAGTTGCGGAAGGAAATAGATGCGTTCCTGGTAAAGCTCCCCAACACGGGTTATCGCCGGAACCAGATATTCATCTACTATTTTAGCGGGATGCATACCGGCGGCAATTTCAGATTTTATTAACTCCACAACTTCCCCGCGCCTGCCTTCAACAACGCAGTCGTAAATTCCGCCTTTATTTTTCCTTTCTTCTTTTGGTATATCCTGTTTCTGATACGTTTTTATAAAATTCATGCTGTTGCAATCCCGGCCTGTTAACGCATCGGCAGCCCTTTTCACATGCATTGTTTCTTCGGACTGCACATTCATTATGACGGCGGAAAGGCCATGTGAAATTGCCATAGCCAGAAAAGCCGCATTAATCCATGATCTTCCGGGAAGTCCGAATGAAACGTTTGAAAGACCTATAACGGTATTCGCGCCGAATTCTTCGGTACTCCACTTTATTACCTTAAGGGTCTCAAGGCATGATTTCTGGTTTGCCGCAACAGTCAGAACAAGGCCGTCTACCAGAATATCGGATTTCGTATACCCGTATTCGGCTGCCTTTTCGTATACGTTTTCCACTATCCTGATTCTGTCTTCTGCCGTTTCCGGCACCCCAACGTCGTCAACGGGCAAAAGTATGAAAGCCGCGCCGTATTTTGCCGCAATGGGAAGTATCCTTTCCAGCTTTCTTTTTTCTGCGGATATGGAGTTTATCAGCGCCCTTCCGGGATAAATCCTGAGAGTGGCTTCCAAAGCTTCAGGAGAAGAAGAATCCAGGCAAAGCGGCGTTTTTACGATGGGACTTAAGGTTTTCACAATTTTCGTAAGTGTTTCTCGCTCGTCAATGTCGGGAAGTCCGGCATTCACATCCAAAACCTGCGCCCCCAGCTCCGACTGGTCCCGTGCCAGTTCCACAACCAAATCCATGGAGCCTTTCCTTAGTTCTTCCGACAGTTTTTTCTTGCCCGTCGGATTGATCCTTTCACCGATAATGCACACCGGCAGGTCATGTCCCACCGAAACAGTCGTGCAGGATGATGAAATTATCAAATTTTTGTTCTTGCAGCCGCATTCCGATCCTTTCCTGCCTTTTGCAATTTTGCTTATCTTTTGAATATACTCGGGGGTTGTACCGCAACATCCGCCGATGAGGTTTACACCGGCTTCTATAAACTTCTCGGTAAAAGCCGCGAATTCGTCGGCGTTCATGCTGAACACGGTCTTTCCGTCAACAAGCCGGGGCATTCCTGCGTTTGGCTTTGCCACCAGCGGCACATCCGCATAGGGTCTCAATTTTTTAATTATCCCCAGCATCTCTTCAGGACCTGTGGAACAATTGCATCCCACTGCGTCGGCACCAAGGCTCTGGAGCGTTACAAGCGCGGTTAACGGGTCTGTGCCGTTAATTGTGTAACCGCCGCGCTCAAAAGTCATTGTAACAATAACCGGAAGATTGCAAGTTTCCTTTACTGCCAGAAGTGCAGCCCTGGCCTCCTGAATATCCATCATTGTCTCTATTACGAAAAGATCGACTCCGCCTTCAAGCAGGCCAATAACCTGTTTTTTATAGGCATTCACAATTTCCTCAAAAGAATAACTCCCAAACGGCTCCATCAACTGTCCCGTCGGTGACATGTCTCCGGCCACAAGTACCCTGCCCTGCGATGCCTGTTTGGAAATTCGCACAAGCTCCCTGTTTATTCCGGTTACGTCGTCAATGCC from Thermoclostridium stercorarium subsp. stercorarium DSM 8532 harbors:
- a CDS encoding DUF2087 domain-containing protein, which translates into the protein MASKKKDKLRVLEFLSDKFEKGKIYTEKGVNEIIKEAHTFNDAPLLRRELYDNGFLDRTRDCR
- a CDS encoding ABC transporter ATP-binding protein; the encoded protein is MAGVRLVHVYKTYPGGVTAVSDFNIDIEDKEFIILVGPSGCGKTTTLRMIAGLEEITEGELYIGDKLMNDVAPKDRDIAMVFQNYALYPHMTVFDNMAFGLKLRKVPKDEIKRRVHEAARILDIEHLLDRKPKALSGGQRQRVALGRAIVREPKVFLMDEPLSNLDAKLRVQMRTELSKLHQRLQTTFIYVTHDQTEAMTMGTRIVVMKDGFIQQIDTPQGLYDRPVNMFVAGFIGSPQMNFANVYVIKEDDKVYLKFGEDKLEVPADKAKVIEKAGYIGKEVVLGIRPEHTHDEPQNLEKFANATTTAKVEVVEMLGSEAYLYMVINGVNFTARVNPRTTTRPGDTIKVAFDMSYMHLFDKETEKAIVH
- the argC gene encoding N-acetyl-gamma-glutamyl-phosphate reductase, encoding MFRIAIIGATGYVGTEIVRLLVQHPEAEISAVASRSFAGQSFSDVYPNLKNIFNLSLSGLELDEICENADIVITALPHDASRDVIPELIKRGKRVIDHSAAFRFRDKTVYESWYKTNHGMEELLDKAVYGLPEIYREKIATSVLVANPGCYPTCTVLALAPLVKNKLVQLDSIIVDAASGMSGAGRKSELAYSFCEIDENFKAYGVTNHRHTPEIEQELSALAGEKVVISFTPHLVPMKRGMMCTSYLKLTHSNWSAESLYELYREYYKGEFFVRVLEPGILPETKNVSGSNFVDISVNYDKRTNRAIVISALDNLGKGAAGQAVQCMNIMLGLDETTGLCSPAFYL
- the argB gene encoding acetylglutamate kinase, whose protein sequence is MKDVIKKAEILIEALPYIQALNGKTVVIKYGGNAMISDELKHSVMEDITLLKYIGVNPVVVHGGGPDITRTLKRLNVETEFVNGLRKTDATTMEVAQMVLVGKTNKEIVSLLNHMGGKAIGICGIDDNLIECEKLTIHSDSGEEIDLGFVGKITKINPHILNVLSQGPYIPVVAPIGVDKNGQSYNINADTVAAELACALKAEKLILLTDVEGIKLSKDDPQIVNALTVDEVKKLIADNVIVDGMIPKVMGCIKALENGVKRTHIIDGRIPHCILLEMFTNQGIGTMIVKEKVRYYDKEKL
- a CDS encoding homocysteine S-methyltransferase family protein, whose amino-acid sequence is MTKQEFKQMVSDRIVILDGATGTLLQQMGMPAGVCPEKWALENPEALINIQRQYIQSGSDIIYAFTFGANELKLKEFGIDDVTGINRELVRISKQASQGRVLVAGDMSPTGQLMEPFGSYSFEEIVNAYKKQVIGLLEGGVDLFVIETMMDIQEARAALLAVKETCNLPVIVTMTFERGGYTINGTDPLTALVTLQSLGADAVGCNCSTGPEEMLGIIKKLRPYADVPLVAKPNAGMPRLVDGKTVFSMNADEFAAFTEKFIEAGVNLIGGCCGTTPEYIQKISKIAKGRKGSECGCKNKNLIISSSCTTVSVGHDLPVCIIGERINPTGKKKLSEELRKGSMDLVVELARDQSELGAQVLDVNAGLPDIDERETLTKIVKTLSPIVKTPLCLDSSSPEALEATLRIYPGRALINSISAEKRKLERILPIAAKYGAAFILLPVDDVGVPETAEDRIRIVENVYEKAAEYGYTKSDILVDGLVLTVAANQKSCLETLKVIKWSTEEFGANTVIGLSNVSFGLPGRSWINAAFLAMAISHGLSAVIMNVQSEETMHVKRAADALTGRDCNSMNFIKTYQKQDIPKEERKNKGGIYDCVVEGRRGEVVELIKSEIAAGMHPAKIVDEYLVPAITRVGELYQERIYFLPQLIQSAETMEAAMNYILPLLEENSVQVKKKGKIVIATVKGDIHDIGKNMVALMLRNYGFDVVDLGKDVDSEIIIKTAVEEKADIIGLSALMTTTMQEMRVVAEKIRERNINVGLMIGGAPVNEDYAREIGAVYAKDAYAAVKKAESMVAGK